TGACTACTGACTACTGACTACTGACTACTGACTACTGACTACTGACTACTGACTACTGACTACTGACTACTGACTACTGACTACTGACTACTGACTACCGATTCCCCTTTCCCCATCACATCCGTCATGGCACTTTGGCCACATGAAAGCCAAGCCGATTCCCCAAGGATACGAAGGCGCGACGCCCTACCTCATCTGCAAGGATGCAAGGGCGGCAATTGAGTTCTATAAGAAGGCCTTCGGAGCGATTCTGGAATACCAGCTTCACATGCCGGATGGAAAGGTGGGGCATGCGGAGATCGAGATCGCGGGCGGCACGGTGATGCTGGCCGATGAATTCCCCGACTGGAAATGTCTGAGCCCGGTGACGATTGGCGGCTCGGGATCATCCACAATGATCTACGTGGAAGATGTGGACGCGCTCTTCCAGCAAGCGGTGGCTGCAGGCGCGAAAGTTCTGCAGCCACTGGAAAATCACTTCTACGGTGATCGCACCTGCAAGCTGGAGGATCCCTCAGGACACGCGTGGATGTTCTCCACTCACTTCGAGGATGTCTCCCCTGAGCAGATGCAGCTCCGGCTCAATGCGATGTGCCAGCAGGCCAGCTGATGAAGCCACCGACACGGATTCTCCTCAGTCTCGTAGGGGTGGCGGTTCTTGCGTATGTCATCGAGCGCCTTCCTGCTCGCAGGTCCTTTGCGCAATTGCGGCAGCATGCGCAAATCTACGATTGGTCTACGCCGGAGTGGGTTCCTGAGAAGTATGCTCCGCTGCTGCCGTTTGCATTTCCACAGACCATCGCACTGCAAAGCAAGCCCTCGGATCCGAAGGCTTTCACCTCAGCGCTTCGACGCTTGCGCAAGGTTACCACGATCTGGCTCTACTCCGAGGACGTGGGTATGGAGGTCTATGAGGCGCTCGGTTTCATACGCGGGGTAAGGGCTCTCAAACTGCACAACCTTCCCTCTGATGCGGCGTTCCAGTGCTTCACCCAGTTTGAATCCGTCGAGCATCTCACCCTCTTTGAAGCCCATGTCACTGACGACAGCCTTCCCCACCTCGAGAAGTTTCAAAAAGTGACCGAGCTCGAAGTATGCCTGACGAAGATTTCCACCTCGGTGGCGGAATCCGCGCTGAAACTGCCCAGGCTCGCCGATTTCCGCTATGCGCATAGTTCCGGACAGCACTTTAAGTTCAGCACCCAACCCGAAGCCATGTTGCGGGCAGCCCGGCCCGGGCTCGCGATTTCTTGGGAATAACATCGACAAACACGTCGTTGAGATTCGTCACGCACGTTCCTTCTCATCCTCTATCAAATTGAAACACTGCAGGACATCAAACCCTGGACCAACCGGCTCATCATTGGAACGTGCGTGGTGATGCACTTCGCCCTCGCGCTGGGTGAAACAGACGAGGCAACCGCAAGGGCGAGCAGGTGGACAGATGACACTCACGGATGCATGAGGATCAGCGAGCCCTCCTTCATCAGATCATACAGCGCCATGAGGTCCGCATGGCGCAGGCTCAGGCAGCCCCAGGTGAGATCCTGCGGGCCATCCGGCCAATCGCTGGCCCAGCCATGAATGCCCACGCCGCCACCAAGGCTCGTCTTTGCAGGTGGCATCTTTCGTACATTCGTGGCTGAGACGATGGCCGCACACTGACTGGCGGTGATGCGCCCTTCGGCAAGCGCGGTGCGAGCGTCGTTGGCATTGGGATAGCTGATGCGTATCCACGCCTTTCCAAGGTATTCACCATACTCTCCCTCGAAGGGTCCCTTCGCCTTTTGGCTGATGCGGTACTCCCCTTCCGGCGTGCGATTGTCCCCTTCGCGTCTCTTGGGGCCGATGGGGTCCTGACTCAGGGCGATGGGAAAGAAGCGTACAAGCTTCCCCTTGCGGAAGAGATACAGCCGGTAGTCACGCTTCATCGCGATGAAAACCTCCGGCTCACGTACAGGCACGAGGAGCTTGCGATGGTCGCGGATGAAGGTGGAAGGGGTGACGGAAACCAAAGCCGATGGCGTGTTCGGCGCCTCCGCAGGTGCCGCAGGTGCGTCTGCGAGTTGGATTCCCAGGATGAGTTGTGTGGGTGTGTCTCCTTCCGCTTTGGCAATGACACCGATTCGCTGGCGTCTCTTGACGAGATCTCCCACCTTGGCCCGGCACTCACCCACGCCGCGATACACGGAGGTGACGGTGCGCAGCATCCCGTTCTCCAAGAAGCGATGCTCAATCTCCAGCACCTGCCCGCCTGGCGAGTCACTGATGACACTCACCACGCCACTCGCGATGGCGTGCACAGGCTGGCCTGCATCCGTGGCTCCACCGCCTTTGCCGTTCCATGTTTCACTGGTGATGCCCAGTTGAGGACCTTCATGAGCTGAGGGCTC
This genomic window from Roseimicrobium gellanilyticum contains:
- a CDS encoding VOC family protein, which produces MKAKPIPQGYEGATPYLICKDARAAIEFYKKAFGAILEYQLHMPDGKVGHAEIEIAGGTVMLADEFPDWKCLSPVTIGGSGSSTMIYVEDVDALFQQAVAAGAKVLQPLENHFYGDRTCKLEDPSGHAWMFSTHFEDVSPEQMQLRLNAMCQQAS
- a CDS encoding L,D-transpeptidase family protein, yielding MRFLLPLRFWILWSLGAALVNASEHAPSPGAPAATPPLAATDVLHEVPRVSLLLDSTLCDGFDFPVGDVNGKGTYRDKATRRYHQGWNVVPEEPSAHEGPQLGITSETWNGKGGGATDAGQPVHAIASGVVSVISDSPGGQVLEIEHRFLENGMLRTVTSVYRGVGECRAKVGDLVKRRQRIGVIAKAEGDTPTQLILGIQLADAPAAPAEAPNTPSALVSVTPSTFIRDHRKLLVPVREPEVFIAMKRDYRLYLFRKGKLVRFFPIALSQDPIGPKRREGDNRTPEGEYRISQKAKGPFEGEYGEYLGKAWIRISYPNANDARTALAEGRITASQCAAIVSATNVRKMPPAKTSLGGGVGIHGWASDWPDGPQDLTWGCLSLRHADLMALYDLMKEGSLILMHP